From Lysinibacillus sp. SGAir0095, the proteins below share one genomic window:
- a CDS encoding YbfB/YjiJ family MFS transporter gives MSKHPILFLIGGIFSLMIAMGIGRFAYTPILPLMQNDLSFTDTLAGYLASSNYAGYLAGAVIAGVFSLNKHKTNYLRVSLIISILTTLSMGLTHTYLLMLVLRFISGVVSAFIFVLSSSIVLDKLSTAGKTNWIGYFYSGVGVGIFFSTLFIPRLNSLFGWEGVWVGLAIVSIILTFFVWLWLQDTTSTSIKTQEQVDEIQVPPFKWLTWLMIAYGLEGLGYIVTGTFIVSIAENTTDFRFDSSIVWIVVGLGAIPSCIMWSTLAKRMGYVKTLVFSMALQAIGIALPVIWTSQTSLFLSAFLFGATFMGITTLATTLARQMSPTNSSKVIGYLTAIYATGQMLGPTIAGIVTSVTQSYNAALIGAASTVIIGALFLIGGIRFDRKTENSLIK, from the coding sequence TTGAGTAAACATCCTATATTATTTTTGATTGGTGGAATCTTTTCACTAATGATTGCGATGGGGATTGGCAGATTTGCTTATACACCTATTCTACCGCTAATGCAAAATGACCTCTCATTTACCGACACATTAGCAGGATACCTTGCTTCAAGTAATTATGCCGGGTATTTGGCTGGAGCTGTAATTGCAGGAGTTTTCTCACTGAATAAGCATAAAACGAATTATCTCAGAGTTAGTCTCATCATCAGTATTTTGACTACGTTAAGTATGGGCCTTACACACACTTACCTTCTCATGCTTGTACTTCGTTTCATATCAGGCGTAGTCAGTGCATTCATTTTTGTTTTATCTTCCAGTATTGTTTTAGATAAACTATCTACTGCTGGTAAAACAAACTGGATAGGCTATTTTTATTCAGGAGTGGGGGTTGGTATCTTTTTTTCAACCCTCTTTATACCGAGATTAAACAGTTTATTTGGATGGGAAGGTGTTTGGGTAGGACTAGCCATCGTTAGTATCATACTTACTTTCTTTGTTTGGTTGTGGCTCCAAGATACGACAAGCACATCTATAAAAACGCAAGAGCAAGTAGATGAAATACAGGTCCCCCCCTTTAAATGGCTTACGTGGTTAATGATTGCCTATGGACTGGAAGGTTTAGGCTATATTGTAACAGGTACATTTATCGTGTCGATTGCAGAAAACACAACGGACTTTAGATTCGATTCATCTATAGTGTGGATTGTTGTTGGATTAGGTGCAATTCCATCCTGTATTATGTGGTCAACACTCGCTAAAAGAATGGGTTATGTAAAAACTTTAGTCTTTTCAATGGCTCTTCAAGCTATTGGCATTGCCCTTCCTGTAATTTGGACCTCTCAAACTAGTCTATTTTTAAGTGCATTCTTATTTGGTGCGACATTTATGGGAATTACTACACTTGCTACAACGTTGGCCCGTCAAATGAGTCCAACAAATAGCAGTAAAGTAATTGGTTATCTTACAGCTATATATGCGACTGGCCAAATGCTAGGGCCAACAATTGCTGGCATAGTAACGTCAGTCACTCAAAGTTATAACGCTGCATTGATTGGAGCAGCTAGCACGGTAATAATTGGTGCATTGTTTCTTATAGGTGGTATTCGATTTGATCGAAAAACTGAAAACTCCCTAATCAAATAA
- a CDS encoding LysR family transcriptional regulator translates to MDIHSLRFFQAVAGLGSISKAAKELNYAQSNLTSKIQQLESSLQTTLFYRHNKGVTLTDKGKILLTYTEEILLTYTEEIFQLLEEVREVLNDDQTPKGPLVIGSMETTAAVRLPALLAKFHRQYPAVDLTLKTGPTEQNLQGVLQYELDGAFVADPIEHPDLTYKTLIEEELVLVTDTLHHPLTSLNEIQNRTILVFRSGCSYRARFEEWLHNEGIMPEKIMEFGTLDGIIGCVSAGLGISLLPRSVVTKYVEEGLLIEHLIPEKFGKVKTIFVYRKDKYMSASLNKFTEMISCE, encoded by the coding sequence ATGGATATCCATTCGTTAAGATTTTTTCAAGCTGTTGCAGGGTTAGGGAGTATTTCAAAGGCAGCGAAAGAACTAAATTACGCACAATCCAACCTTACTTCAAAAATACAGCAACTAGAATCAAGTCTTCAGACAACCTTATTCTATCGACATAATAAAGGTGTTACGCTCACAGATAAAGGAAAAATATTGCTAACTTATACAGAGGAAATATTGCTAACTTATACAGAGGAAATATTTCAACTTCTAGAAGAGGTAAGAGAAGTACTAAATGACGATCAAACACCAAAAGGTCCATTAGTAATAGGCTCAATGGAAACAACGGCTGCAGTTCGATTGCCAGCACTACTAGCAAAGTTTCATCGGCAATATCCTGCTGTGGATCTTACATTAAAAACAGGTCCAACTGAACAAAATCTTCAAGGAGTTTTACAGTATGAATTAGATGGAGCCTTTGTCGCTGATCCTATCGAACATCCTGACCTTACTTACAAAACTTTAATTGAAGAAGAGTTGGTGCTTGTGACGGATACGCTACATCATCCTCTAACTTCCTTAAATGAAATACAAAATCGAACAATATTAGTTTTCCGTAGTGGCTGTTCCTATCGGGCAAGATTTGAAGAATGGTTACATAATGAAGGGATAATGCCAGAAAAAATAATGGAGTTTGGAACACTTGATGGAATTATTGGCTGTGTATCAGCCGGATTAGGTATAAGTTTACTACCACGTAGTGTAGTAACAAAATATGTAGAAGAAGGACTTCTGATTGAACACCTAATTCCGGAGAAATTTGGAAAGGTAAAAACGATTTTTGTTTACAGAAAAGACAAGTATATGTCTGCCTCTCTCAATAAATTTACTGAAATGATAAGCTGTGAATAA
- a CDS encoding NAD(P)-dependent oxidoreductase produces MNILVLGGTGRVGTQIVMYALDDSHHVTVLVRTPEKVQLKNENLTIIQGDVLIKEDIVRAMYGMDVVISALNTDGATTMSESMPLIIDAMKNEGINRIITIGTAGILQSRVTPDLLRYQSSESKRKSVRAAEEHHKAYDILKQSNLEWTIVCPTYLPDGERFGTYRTESNFLPEGGSKISVPDTAEFALSQINSSEYLNRRVGIAY; encoded by the coding sequence GTGAATATTTTAGTTTTAGGAGGAACTGGAAGAGTGGGCACTCAAATCGTCATGTATGCTCTTGATGACAGTCATCATGTCACTGTTTTAGTTCGAACTCCAGAAAAGGTTCAATTAAAGAACGAAAATTTAACGATTATTCAAGGAGATGTTCTAATTAAAGAGGATATCGTTCGTGCAATGTATGGAATGGATGTCGTGATTAGTGCCCTCAATACAGATGGGGCAACCACAATGTCAGAAAGTATGCCGTTGATTATCGATGCAATGAAAAATGAAGGGATAAACCGAATAATCACTATAGGAACTGCTGGGATTTTGCAAAGTAGAGTGACGCCTGATTTATTACGCTATCAGTCAAGTGAATCAAAGCGTAAGTCAGTCCGTGCAGCCGAAGAACATCATAAAGCCTACGATATACTAAAACAATCAAATCTCGAATGGACGATTGTCTGTCCTACCTATCTGCCGGATGGGGAAAGGTTCGGTACCTATCGAACGGAGAGTAATTTTTTGCCGGAGGGCGGCAGTAAGATTTCAGTGCCAGATACAGCTGAATTTGCATTAAGCCAAATAAATAGTAGTGAATATTTAAACAGACGTGTAGGAATTGCATATTAA
- a CDS encoding VOC family protein, with translation MIKGFGGVFWRTKNIEVVKKWYSDVLKMEIENWNGTVIKPQTGNETIFSFFTEDDSYFPTEQQVMLNFQVDNLNEMMEHLEQIGVPLVKEKEMSEYGKFIWIEDPEGRLVELWEK, from the coding sequence ATGATCAAAGGTTTCGGAGGCGTATTTTGGAGAACTAAGAATATCGAAGTTGTGAAAAAATGGTACAGTGATGTATTGAAGATGGAAATAGAAAATTGGAATGGAACTGTGATAAAGCCTCAAACAGGAAATGAAACAATTTTTTCTTTCTTTACCGAGGATGACAGTTATTTTCCAACAGAACAACAAGTGATGTTAAATTTCCAAGTAGATAATCTAAACGAGATGATGGAGCATCTTGAACAGATTGGTGTGCCACTAGTAAAGGAAAAAGAGATGAGTGAATATGGAAAGTTCATTTGGATTGAAGATCCAGAAGGTCGACTTGTTGAGCTTTGGGAGAAATAG
- a CDS encoding transporter, whose protein sequence is MGFFQPEGTMAPQFPPPPYVPPKPSVSYIIDCVYQNTYVWLINGDQFWFYPTRVEYGEVSGYRWNGAFWQFYGIDPRFIEAVACPPIPTLY, encoded by the coding sequence ATGGGATTTTTCCAACCTGAGGGAACAATGGCTCCTCAATTCCCTCCACCACCTTATGTACCACCAAAGCCTTCCGTATCTTATATCATTGACTGTGTATATCAAAACACTTATGTATGGCTTATAAATGGAGACCAATTCTGGTTTTACCCCACACGTGTAGAATATGGTGAAGTATCCGGCTATCGATGGAATGGTGCCTTCTGGCAATTCTATGGGATTGATCCCAGATTTATAGAAGCTGTTGCCTGCCCACCTATTCCTACATTATACTAA
- a CDS encoding biotin transporter BioY encodes MTTTIAKTTNHSRTLQMVQIAMFSVLMMIGANISSFLIIGGVPITLQTFFAVLAGLLLGSRNGAIAMLFYAFVGLAGLPVFARFSGGIDSLITPTFGFIVSYILVAYVVGEIIRKFPTTKGFVTAALVGTAINYLIGTNWMYAAYKFWFDAPPGFTYQMAWTWMVVPLPKDIILAVFAGIFGYRLKPIVQKIKK; translated from the coding sequence ATGACTACTACTATCGCAAAAACAACAAATCATTCACGCACTTTACAAATGGTGCAAATAGCAATGTTTTCCGTATTGATGATGATCGGTGCCAACATTTCTTCATTCCTCATTATCGGTGGGGTACCAATCACACTTCAGACTTTCTTTGCCGTTCTAGCTGGACTTTTATTAGGTAGTCGTAATGGAGCAATTGCTATGCTGTTTTATGCTTTTGTCGGACTAGCAGGTTTACCGGTTTTTGCTAGATTTTCAGGTGGTATCGATTCGCTCATTACACCGACTTTTGGTTTTATAGTTTCATATATTCTCGTAGCCTACGTTGTGGGTGAAATCATTCGGAAATTTCCAACGACAAAAGGTTTTGTAACAGCTGCATTGGTCGGAACTGCTATTAACTATTTAATCGGTACGAATTGGATGTACGCAGCATATAAGTTCTGGTTTGATGCACCACCAGGCTTTACATATCAAATGGCTTGGACATGGATGGTTGTGCCTTTACCAAAAGATATCATTCTAGCTGTTTTTGCA